A single genomic interval of Bacillus oleivorans harbors:
- a CDS encoding ABC transporter substrate-binding protein: MKRKNLMVIFSIILLLFIAAGCTPETAGDMTDSNDSDSNDNATEEGSPSARDDIVIGIESDAVTMLANTDVNYVNDVQIRNIYDPLIERDNEGGFIPGLASEWKNIDELTWEFTLREDVTFHNGKPFTAEDVKQNIEYILNEENNSFYRSRWTAFKEVKVIDDYKVQIITHEPLPNLLLRIADDLLIMDMEHVQEVGLDEAAKNPVGTGAYKFSEWERDQYLKLEANEDYWNGAPSIKQVTFKYIPEFSTRLAAFLSGEIDLFKNVPVDSVERVENDGNSKIEMIGSSRINYVALNTFYDGPLQDKKVRQAISYAVNVDELLASVLNGNGTKMTGPLSKINADYAETEGYEYDPEKAIQLLEEAGYKPSDITLQLDTPNGRYPMDTHVAQAIAAQLQQIGITVNVQVNEWGNHLAKIRQREMSDMFILGWGPAFDAQGTVENLFTEEAPYSGFYDPEVQEMISNAIPIFDPEERKQAWAEIQQRLVEEAAWIYLWQQGDLYAVRKNLSFQPRIDEKMLVHTMSWN; encoded by the coding sequence ATGAAAAGAAAAAATCTAATGGTAATATTTTCGATCATTTTACTATTATTTATTGCTGCGGGCTGTACTCCCGAAACTGCAGGGGATATGACAGATAGCAATGATAGTGATTCAAATGATAATGCAACTGAAGAGGGTTCTCCATCGGCTAGGGACGACATTGTAATTGGCATTGAGTCAGATGCTGTTACAATGCTTGCTAACACGGACGTGAATTATGTAAATGATGTACAAATCAGAAATATTTATGATCCGTTAATTGAAAGAGATAATGAAGGCGGATTTATTCCAGGATTAGCATCCGAATGGAAAAATATCGATGAACTTACTTGGGAATTTACTTTAAGAGAAGATGTTACTTTCCATAATGGAAAACCTTTTACCGCAGAAGATGTTAAGCAAAACATTGAATACATTTTAAATGAAGAAAATAATTCATTTTATCGTTCAAGATGGACAGCCTTTAAAGAAGTTAAGGTTATTGATGATTATAAGGTTCAAATCATCACACATGAACCACTGCCGAATTTATTATTACGTATAGCTGATGACCTATTGATCATGGACATGGAACATGTTCAGGAAGTAGGTCTTGATGAAGCAGCAAAAAACCCTGTGGGTACAGGAGCATACAAATTCTCCGAGTGGGAAAGGGACCAATATCTAAAGCTTGAAGCCAATGAAGATTACTGGAACGGTGCTCCAAGTATTAAACAGGTTACGTTTAAATATATTCCTGAATTTAGTACTCGATTGGCAGCATTTTTAAGTGGTGAAATCGATCTATTTAAGAATGTTCCGGTGGACTCAGTAGAAAGAGTAGAAAACGACGGTAATTCAAAAATTGAAATGATTGGATCTTCTCGGATTAACTATGTAGCACTTAATACATTTTACGATGGACCACTGCAAGATAAAAAGGTACGCCAGGCCATTAGCTACGCTGTTAATGTCGATGAATTATTAGCAAGTGTATTAAACGGAAATGGAACGAAAATGACTGGTCCGCTATCAAAAATTAATGCGGATTATGCTGAAACAGAAGGGTATGAATATGATCCAGAAAAAGCAATTCAGTTATTAGAAGAGGCTGGCTATAAACCTTCTGATATAACCTTACAATTGGATACTCCAAACGGACGCTATCCTATGGATACTCATGTAGCACAAGCGATTGCTGCTCAGTTACAACAAATTGGTATCACTGTTAATGTTCAAGTTAACGAGTGGGGAAATCATTTAGCAAAAATACGTCAACGAGAGATGAGTGACATGTTTATACTGGGCTGGGGCCCTGCATTTGACGCACAAGGAACGGTTGAAAACCTATTTACCGAAGAAGCACCATATAGCGGATTTTATGACCCAGAAGTACAAGAAATGATTTCAAATGCCATTCCAATATTTGACCCTGAGGAAAGAAAACAGGCATGGGCTGAAATTCAACAAAGATTAGTAGAGGAAGCAGCATGGATTTATTTATGGCAGCAAGGTGATTTATACGCGGTCAGAAAAAATTTGAGCTTCCAGCCGCGAATTGATGAAAAAATGCTTGTCCATACCATGAGCTGGAACTAA
- a CDS encoding helix-turn-helix domain-containing protein, with protein MNQSLNKLQLQYLIHVSNLLNSTLDIDTVVDLIISEIIPIIDGADGGILFLFDEKNQQLIPKSSYGFNENILKLVRIKPGESMTGLAFKKRRTLIFSNREEIFGAQKSFSPYNLEMHNSAIRSIVYSAICAPIFIKQKCIGIITLDCFSRNKYFTKEDKELLEAITHQVGIALERTALYKEKEKSIKLLESLNHEITRQNHLLSHSIKMHQRLSDIVLNGEGLNEILMYIQSTIRIPTLLLDNFGEVLICYKIEELNVEIDSFKEYIVPHLSDYPVQKQTLISIGRDQNYFLSLFPIGSKTNLLGYLVTVSNSKLNDIDYTALSHACTIISLELLKEQHLYEIEQSLKGEFIEELFQAEKFSDSLRKRALQLELEPDRLYQVIYIDYEPFILNYQRSRSINYTIHKKLLHLVNNLFLNGFASGLAVNKHNHIVIILSFKVESRFEKIKSFLKEKSNQFLIQAEKNFKGLTLAIGIGGIQKGLDLVYKSSQQAVRCLSYIKNKKVNDTILFFDELGAKRLYLNNTDEELMDFLTDVLGPLFQYENQQKEEFIETLFIYLDNNQKLKVTAEKLHVHLNTLSYRIKRIESILGISFQDPNDLLNLYLAVNMYKLLKKVSS; from the coding sequence ATGAATCAATCACTCAATAAATTACAGTTACAATATTTAATTCATGTTTCGAACCTATTAAATTCAACCTTGGACATTGATACAGTCGTCGACTTAATCATTTCTGAAATTATTCCAATAATTGACGGGGCTGATGGCGGAATTCTCTTTTTGTTTGATGAAAAGAATCAGCAGTTAATTCCAAAGAGTTCCTATGGATTTAATGAAAACATATTAAAGCTGGTGAGAATAAAACCTGGTGAATCTATGACAGGACTTGCTTTTAAAAAGAGGAGGACTTTGATTTTCTCAAATCGCGAGGAAATATTTGGAGCCCAGAAATCCTTTTCTCCTTACAATTTAGAAATGCATAATTCAGCTATACGCTCTATTGTTTACTCTGCAATCTGTGCACCCATTTTTATTAAACAAAAGTGTATTGGCATCATTACGCTTGATTGTTTTTCAAGAAACAAGTATTTTACAAAGGAAGATAAGGAACTTCTAGAAGCCATTACCCATCAGGTAGGAATAGCTTTAGAAAGGACTGCATTATATAAGGAAAAAGAAAAATCTATTAAACTTCTTGAAAGCCTCAATCATGAAATTACCCGGCAAAATCACCTTCTTTCACACTCTATAAAAATGCATCAAAGATTATCTGATATTGTATTGAACGGGGAAGGACTGAATGAAATTCTAATGTATATTCAGTCAACCATTAGAATACCTACCCTTTTACTGGATAATTTTGGAGAAGTATTAATCTGCTACAAAATAGAAGAACTCAATGTAGAAATTGATTCCTTTAAAGAGTATATTGTCCCTCATTTAAGTGACTATCCAGTTCAAAAGCAAACTCTCATTTCAATAGGGAGAGATCAAAACTATTTTCTTTCTCTATTTCCAATTGGCAGTAAGACCAACCTTCTTGGATATTTAGTTACAGTTTCCAACAGCAAACTAAATGATATTGATTATACAGCGCTGAGCCACGCTTGCACGATCATTTCCTTGGAATTATTAAAGGAACAACATCTTTATGAGATAGAGCAAAGTTTAAAAGGAGAATTTATTGAAGAGCTTTTTCAAGCTGAAAAGTTTAGTGACAGCTTACGAAAAAGAGCATTACAATTAGAGCTTGAGCCTGACCGATTATATCAAGTTATTTACATTGACTATGAACCATTTATCCTAAATTATCAGAGGTCTAGAAGCATTAACTATACCATTCACAAAAAATTACTTCATTTAGTAAATAATCTCTTTTTGAATGGTTTTGCATCCGGTCTTGCAGTTAATAAGCACAATCATATTGTAATCATTCTGTCCTTTAAAGTTGAATCAAGGTTTGAAAAAATTAAATCATTTTTGAAGGAAAAAAGTAACCAATTTTTAATTCAAGCTGAAAAAAATTTCAAAGGCTTGACTCTAGCAATAGGGATTGGAGGAATACAGAAAGGATTAGATCTTGTTTATAAATCTTCACAGCAGGCCGTTAGATGTTTATCCTATATAAAAAACAAAAAAGTAAATGATACGATCCTTTTTTTTGATGAATTAGGAGCTAAAAGGCTTTATTTAAATAACACCGATGAAGAGCTAATGGACTTTTTAACAGATGTTCTGGGCCCATTATTTCAATATGAAAACCAACAAAAAGAAGAGTTTATTGAAACGTTATTCATTTATTTAGATAATAACCAAAAGTTAAAAGTAACAGCTGAGAAGTTACATGTTCATTTAAATACTCTTTCCTATCGAATAAAGCGGATAGAATCAATTTTAGGTATTAGTTTTCAAGACCCTAATGATCTCCTAAATTTATATTTAGCTGTTAATATGTACAAACTGCTAAAAAAAGTCTCATCTTAA